In Candidatus Tachikawaea gelatinosa, a genomic segment contains:
- the bioH gene encoding pimeloyl-ACP methyl ester esterase BioH, with product MQPLYWKIIGKGSLDLVLLHGWALNSKVWRNIVPLLNNHFKLHLIDLPGYGRSKECLAKNLNEIMNYIIPFLPKKSIILGWSLGGLIATQLTLNFPNRFYGMIIVSSSPCFIEKKNWPGIKKKLLNDFLKQLTENFIKTLKNFLKIQTFNTNILYKDMNILEKTLVKNSIPSIKTLSNGLNIIKKSDLRKKINTIKVPSLKIYGALDVLVPYRISNILDKNCMNTQSIIIKSAAHAPFISNPQLFCKHLVDFSNLILM from the coding sequence ATGCAACCATTATATTGGAAAATTATTGGAAAAGGATCACTAGATCTTGTTTTATTACATGGATGGGCTTTAAACTCCAAAGTTTGGAGAAACATTGTTCCCTTATTAAATAATCATTTTAAATTACATTTAATTGATTTACCGGGTTACGGTCGTAGTAAAGAATGTTTAGCTAAAAATTTAAATGAAATAATGAATTATATAATACCTTTTTTGCCAAAAAAATCTATTATTTTGGGGTGGTCTTTAGGAGGTTTGATAGCTACACAATTAACATTAAATTTTCCTAATAGATTTTATGGAATGATTATAGTATCGTCTTCTCCTTGTTTTATTGAAAAAAAAAATTGGCCAGGAATTAAAAAAAAGCTATTAAATGATTTTTTAAAACAACTTACTGAAAATTTTATAAAAACTCTTAAAAATTTTTTAAAAATACAAACATTCAATACAAATATTTTATATAAAGATATGAATATTTTAGAAAAAACTTTAGTTAAGAATTCTATACCAAGTATAAAAACATTAAGCAATGGATTAAATATTATTAAAAAAAGTGATTTAAGAAAAAAAATTAATACTATAAAAGTTCCGTCTTTAAAAATATATGGTGCACTAGATGTACTTGTTCCTTATCGAATAAGTAATATCTTAGATAAGAATTGTATGAATACTCAATCAATTATAATCAAAAGTGCAGCTCATGCTCCATTTATCTCTAATCCTCAATTGTTTTGTAAGCATTTAGTTGATTTTTCTAATTTAATTTTAATGTAA
- a CDS encoding NifU family protein, with translation MITITKNAQEYLFNLLLKKEKGTQIRVFVFNPGSENAECGISYCPPKKIKITDYVLRFKKFFVYIDQESLPYLKKSKINIIEDQLSSTLTLDAPYAKILQYPRNSTLKEKIQYFIQLKINPKLESHGGSINLIDIKNNYAILEFKGGCSGCSMAEITFKENIEKQLKKEFKELQGVLDKTEHIHGKHSYY, from the coding sequence ATGATTACTATTACAAAAAATGCTCAAGAATATCTTTTCAACTTATTGCTTAAAAAAGAAAAAGGTACTCAAATTCGTGTATTTGTTTTTAATCCAGGTAGTGAAAATGCAGAATGTGGCATTTCTTATTGTCCACCTAAAAAAATCAAAATAACAGATTATGTTTTACGATTTAAAAAATTTTTTGTATACATTGATCAAGAAAGCTTGCCTTACCTTAAAAAATCAAAAATAAATATTATTGAGGATCAATTAAGTTCAACTTTAACTCTTGATGCTCCTTACGCAAAAATTCTACAATATCCTAGAAATTCAACATTAAAAGAAAAAATTCAATACTTTATTCAATTAAAAATAAACCCAAAACTTGAAAGTCACGGTGGTAGTATTAATCTTATAGATATAAAAAATAATTATGCTATTTTAGAGTTTAAAGGGGGTTGTAGCGGTTGTTCTATGGCAGAAATAACTTTTAAAGAAAATATTGAAAAACAATTAAAAAAAGAATTTAAAGAACTACAAGGAGTTCTTGACAAAACTGAACATATTCATGGAAAACATTCTTATTATTAA
- the purL gene encoding phosphoribosylformylglycinamidine synthase, with amino-acid sequence MIEILHGLPVLSHFFIKKILNRIKITNISVKNIYAKYLYFLDLKKSLNTNEKKRLKKILQIDSFYEKETSFFKHKFLVLPRIGTISSWSSKATDIVKNCQIDSIKRLEKGVLFYVKNNEITDKKWKTIAKHLYDSMTETITEDFEKVQYLFKKQHPSSFREIDICSNGIDILKIKNLSMQLNLSIDEINYFFTVFNKLKRNPTDVEFYMFAQINSEHCRHKIFNAKWIINGIKKHKSPFSMIKNTFKMIPNHIISAYIDNSAIMEGSDTSIFQSNYINGIYEYQQEKINIAIKVETHNHPTSISPWEGSATGAGGEIRDLSSTGKGAKPKAGLSGFSVSNLFIPKFIHPWEKKYNQPKKIASALNIMIEGPLGCSSYNNKFGRPVINGYFRTYEEPFKNSKKSLKKIYGYHKPIMLSGGIGSIINANSKKMNLRVGDKLIILGGPSMKIGLGGSTASSSNSYISNPDLDFSSVQRDDPEMERRCQEVIDKCWQLGKMNPILFIHDIGAGGIANAIVELIMSSGYGGLIDLRKIPTSEDSMNPLELLCNESQERYAIAIDSKNLEIFFNFCKRERAPYAVIGEITNNKNLVIFDKTFNNLPVNIPLYKFLKKIPRKKHNVRSLNSKNPPLSLSNITLNETIKRILYLPSVAEKSFLITIADRTVTGMVVRDQMIGPWQIPVSNCAVTTSSFDSYYGEAFSIGERSPISLINASAAARMSLGEAITNIAAVHIGSINRIKCSANWMIASGRDGEDEKLYEAIKSISEDICPKLGITIPVGKDSMSMTTYWKTKNESYEMISPVSIVITAFARVEDVRNVVTPELQLNNKNLLLLIDLGRGHNALGATSFSQVYNKIGDKSADIRNVQDLAKFFSAIQYLCSTKKILAYHDRSDGGLFVTLLEMAFAGHCGLNIDVSELGKDLYKILFNEELGAVIQINYENLSSIKKIFSRYNILDCVHVIGYATSKNNDFTINFHKQTIYKEKCNILRMLWAETSWRIQRLRDNEKCADEEFYNKKDEKNPGLHAYLTFKVNEDIAAPAILTGIRPKLAVLREQGINSHIEMAAAFHRAGFEAIDVHMNDLLSARFKLEDFHMIVACGGFSYGDVLGAGMGWAHSILSNKILKKNFKDFFHRKDTLSLGVCNGCQMFSHLSSLIPDSSLWPNFCLNKSGRFESRFVLVKVMKSPSLILNDMVDSHIPIPVSHSEGYVKFKNHEHLLSLESSGLIALRYIDNYGKITEKYPFNPNGSSNGITAISNKNGQVTIMMPHPERVFRTINNSWYPEEWGEDGPWMRLFRNSRKQLC; translated from the coding sequence ATGATAGAAATTCTACATGGTTTGCCAGTTTTATCTCATTTTTTCATAAAAAAAATACTGAATCGCATTAAAATAACTAATATTTCAGTAAAAAATATTTATGCTAAGTACTTGTATTTTTTAGATTTAAAAAAATCGCTGAATACAAACGAAAAAAAACGTTTAAAAAAAATTTTACAAATAGATAGTTTTTATGAAAAAGAAACAAGTTTTTTTAAGCATAAATTTTTAGTTCTTCCAAGAATTGGTACTATATCTTCATGGTCATCAAAAGCTACAGATATTGTTAAGAATTGTCAAATAGATTCTATTAAACGTTTAGAAAAAGGTGTTTTATTTTATGTTAAAAATAACGAAATAACTGATAAAAAATGGAAAACAATTGCTAAACATCTTTATGATAGTATGACAGAAACAATTACTGAAGATTTTGAAAAAGTTCAATATTTATTTAAAAAACAGCATCCATCTTCTTTTAGAGAAATTGATATTTGTAGTAATGGAATTGATATATTAAAAATAAAAAATCTGTCGATGCAATTAAATTTATCAATTGATGAGATTAATTATTTTTTTACTGTTTTTAATAAATTAAAACGTAATCCAACTGATGTTGAGTTTTATATGTTTGCTCAAATAAATTCTGAACATTGTCGGCATAAAATATTTAATGCTAAATGGATCATTAATGGGATTAAAAAACATAAATCCCCATTTAGTATGATCAAAAATACTTTTAAAATGATTCCAAATCATATAATTTCTGCTTATATAGATAATTCTGCTATTATGGAAGGTTCTGATACCAGTATTTTTCAATCTAATTATATAAACGGAATTTATGAGTATCAACAAGAAAAAATAAATATAGCTATTAAAGTAGAAACACATAACCATCCTACATCTATATCTCCATGGGAAGGATCAGCAACAGGAGCTGGAGGTGAAATTAGAGATTTATCTTCCACAGGAAAAGGAGCTAAACCTAAAGCTGGTTTATCTGGATTTTCTGTTTCAAATTTATTTATTCCAAAGTTTATACATCCTTGGGAAAAAAAATATAATCAACCAAAAAAAATAGCTAGTGCTTTAAATATTATGATTGAAGGGCCTTTAGGATGTTCATCATATAATAATAAATTTGGCAGACCAGTTATTAATGGTTATTTTAGAACATATGAAGAACCCTTCAAAAATAGCAAAAAATCTTTAAAAAAAATATACGGATATCATAAACCTATTATGTTATCTGGAGGGATAGGAAGTATTATTAATGCTAATTCAAAAAAAATGAACTTAAGAGTAGGTGATAAATTAATAATACTAGGTGGCCCAAGTATGAAGATTGGATTAGGAGGTAGCACAGCATCTTCATCAAATTCTTATATTTCTAATCCTGATTTAGATTTTTCTTCTGTACAGCGCGATGATCCAGAAATGGAAAGACGTTGTCAAGAAGTTATAGATAAATGTTGGCAATTAGGTAAGATGAATCCTATACTTTTTATTCATGATATAGGAGCAGGAGGTATAGCTAATGCTATAGTAGAATTAATTATGAGTAGTGGATATGGCGGATTAATTGATTTACGTAAAATTCCTACTAGTGAAGATAGTATGAATCCCTTAGAATTGTTATGTAATGAATCTCAAGAACGTTATGCAATAGCTATAGATTCTAAAAATCTTGAAATTTTTTTTAATTTTTGTAAAAGAGAACGTGCTCCTTATGCTGTTATTGGCGAAATTACAAATAATAAAAATTTAGTAATTTTTGATAAAACATTCAATAATTTACCAGTTAATATACCACTTTATAAATTTTTAAAAAAAATTCCTAGAAAAAAACATAACGTGAGAAGTTTAAATAGTAAAAATCCACCATTATCTCTAAGTAATATAACTTTAAATGAAACTATAAAACGTATATTATATTTACCTTCTGTTGCAGAAAAAAGTTTTTTAATTACAATAGCTGATCGTACAGTGACTGGAATGGTTGTTCGTGATCAAATGATAGGTCCATGGCAAATTCCTGTTTCAAATTGTGCAGTTACTACCTCAAGTTTTGATAGTTATTATGGAGAAGCTTTTTCCATTGGAGAACGTTCTCCAATATCATTAATTAATGCAAGTGCTGCTGCTCGTATGTCATTAGGAGAAGCAATTACTAATATTGCTGCAGTTCATATTGGATCAATTAATCGTATTAAATGTTCTGCTAATTGGATGATTGCATCTGGACGCGATGGAGAAGATGAAAAACTTTATGAAGCTATTAAATCAATTAGCGAAGATATCTGCCCAAAATTAGGAATCACTATACCTGTTGGTAAAGATTCTATGTCAATGACAACATATTGGAAAACTAAGAATGAATCTTATGAAATGATATCTCCTGTATCAATTGTTATTACTGCTTTTGCACGAGTGGAAGATGTTCGTAATGTTGTTACACCTGAATTACAATTAAATAATAAAAATTTATTATTATTAATTGATCTTGGAAGAGGTCATAATGCTTTAGGAGCTACTTCTTTTTCACAAGTGTATAATAAAATTGGTGATAAAAGTGCTGATATTAGAAATGTTCAAGATCTTGCTAAATTTTTTAGTGCAATTCAGTATTTATGCTCCACAAAAAAAATTTTAGCATATCATGATCGATCTGATGGAGGTTTATTTGTAACTTTATTAGAAATGGCTTTTGCTGGTCATTGTGGATTAAATATTGACGTTTCTGAGTTAGGAAAAGATTTATATAAAATATTATTTAATGAAGAATTAGGTGCTGTCATTCAAATTAATTATGAGAACCTTTCTAGTATAAAAAAAATTTTTTCGCGCTATAATATATTAGATTGTGTACACGTTATTGGTTATGCAACATCAAAAAATAATGACTTTACTATAAATTTTCATAAACAAACTATTTATAAAGAAAAATGTAATATACTACGAATGTTATGGGCAGAGACATCTTGGAGAATACAAAGATTAAGAGATAACGAAAAATGTGCAGATGAAGAATTTTATAATAAAAAAGATGAAAAAAACCCTGGATTACATGCATATCTAACTTTTAAAGTTAATGAAGATATTGCAGCACCTGCTATTCTTACCGGTATACGCCCAAAATTAGCAGTATTACGTGAACAAGGTATTAATTCTCATATAGAAATGGCAGCAGCTTTTCATAGAGCAGGTTTTGAAGCAATAGATGTACATATGAATGATTTATTATCTGCTCGTTTTAAATTGGAAGATTTTCATATGATTGTTGCTTGTGGTGGTTTCTCTTATGGTGATGTACTAGGAGCAGGAATGGGATGGGCGCATTCTATTTTATCAAATAAAATTTTAAAGAAAAATTTTAAAGATTTTTTTCATCGTAAAGATACTTTATCTTTAGGTGTATGCAATGGATGTCAAATGTTCTCACATTTGTCCAGTTTAATACCAGACAGTAGTTTATGGCCAAATTTTTGTTTAAATAAATCTGGTCGTTTTGAATCACGTTTTGTTTTAGTAAAAGTTATGAAAAGTCCATCGCTTATATTAAATGACATGGTTGACTCACATATTCCAATTCCTGTTTCACATAGCGAAGGATATGTGAAATTTAAAAATCATGAACATTTATTATCATTAGAGTCAAGTGGATTAATAGCTTTGCGTTATATTGATAACTATGGAAAAATTACAGAAAAATATCCATTTAATCCAAATGGTTCTTCAAACGGTATCACTGCTATTAGTAATAAAAATGGACAAGTGACAATTATGATGCCTCATCCTGAGCGTGTTTTTAGAACAATAAATAACTCTTGGTATCCTGAAGAGTGGGGAGAAGATGGTCCTTGGATGCGTCTTTTTAGAAATTCACGTAAACAATTATGTTAA
- a CDS encoding multifunctional CCA addition/repair protein: MKVFLVGGAVRDMLLKQPIKDKDWVVIGSTSEIMLSKGYQKVGSDFPVFLHPKTGEEYALARTEKKSGQGYNGFITFAHPEVTLKEDLQRRDLTINAIAYDDVNHKLIDPFNGQQDIKNRVLRHVSHAFIEDPLRVLRVARFAAHFFHLNFKISHETILLMYKITKNGELQYLKPERIWKETEKALKTLNPQVYFEVLRQCNALKVLFPEIDNLYNISLNQYTSKNLANHTLMTLKNVSNISNRIDIRFATLCHNFGEKKTIIFNKFKTFNNKTTNIFIVKKFCHRLHVPNELRDLALIVIKYYEMIHAIKRQSIYSIISFFNNIDAWRKPHRISALEIICSADAKGRTLYINNTEYKQGKYIKYLFEVAKSISNKDVIRDGFNGKEIKKELMRRRTIALIQKKEKQLMKFI; encoded by the coding sequence ATGAAAGTTTTTTTAGTTGGTGGTGCAGTAAGAGATATGCTTCTCAAACAACCAATAAAAGATAAAGATTGGGTAGTAATTGGTAGTACATCAGAAATTATGTTATCAAAGGGATATCAAAAAGTTGGTAGTGATTTTCCAGTTTTTTTACATCCTAAAACAGGAGAAGAGTACGCTTTAGCAAGAACTGAAAAAAAATCGGGGCAAGGATATAATGGTTTTATTACTTTTGCTCATCCTGAAGTAACATTAAAAGAAGATTTACAACGTAGAGATTTAACAATTAATGCTATTGCATATGACGATGTTAATCATAAATTAATTGATCCTTTTAATGGTCAACAGGACATTAAAAATCGTGTTTTGAGACATGTTTCTCACGCATTTATTGAAGATCCTTTGCGTGTTTTACGTGTAGCAAGGTTTGCAGCACATTTTTTTCATCTGAACTTTAAAATATCTCATGAAACGATCTTATTAATGTATAAAATTACAAAAAATGGAGAATTGCAATACTTAAAACCTGAAAGAATATGGAAAGAAACTGAAAAAGCTCTCAAAACATTGAATCCACAAGTTTATTTTGAAGTATTACGTCAATGTAATGCATTAAAAGTGTTATTTCCAGAAATTGATAATTTATATAATATTTCTTTAAATCAATATACTTCTAAAAATCTTGCAAATCATACGTTAATGACATTAAAAAATGTGTCAAATATTTCTAATAGAATTGATATAAGGTTTGCAACTTTATGTCATAATTTTGGAGAAAAGAAAACAATTATCTTTAATAAATTTAAAACATTTAATAACAAAACTACTAATATATTTATTGTAAAAAAATTTTGTCACCGTTTACATGTACCTAACGAGCTTCGTGATTTAGCATTAATAGTAATAAAATACTATGAAATGATTCATGCTATTAAAAGACAATCCATTTATAGCATAATATCTTTTTTTAATAACATTGATGCTTGGAGAAAACCACATAGAATAAGTGCTTTAGAAATTATTTGTTCAGCAGACGCAAAAGGAAGGACATTGTATATAAATAATACAGAATATAAACAAGGAAAGTATATAAAATATTTATTTGAAGTAGCAAAATCAATTTCCAATAAAGATGTTATAAGAGATGGTTTTAATGGTAAAGAAATTAAAAAAGAATTAATGCGTAGAAGAACGATTGCATTAATACAAAAAAAAGAAAAGCAATTAATGAAATTTATATAA
- the rfaE1 gene encoding D-glycero-beta-D-manno-heptose-7-phosphate kinase, producing MPIKLPSFHNIRIITIGDIILDLYWSGNIKNKSSETASSIVKIKNVEERPGGAANVAMNIASLNAKSHLIGIIGDDDSGEILKSKLLKNNVFFDYINIKSNSTIKKLRIIANDKQLIRVDFEKKFENTNNLQLINKKLIKILKKTDVLILSDYDKGTLLNVQEIIKIAKIMNVPILIDPKGNDFNKYCGATILTPNLFEFEIVSGKCKTEKELINRGMEIIFNCKLSALLITRAESGMTLLQKHKMPVYYPAQTQEVLDVTGAGDTVISVIAAILATGSSLEEACFFSNIAAGIVVNKVKTSTITLVELQEAINLYQKSNDNFSTYF from the coding sequence ATGCCTATTAAATTACCTTCATTTCATAACATTAGAATTATAACTATTGGTGATATAATATTAGATCTTTATTGGTCTGGAAATATAAAAAATAAATCATCAGAAACAGCTTCATCTATAGTAAAAATAAAAAATGTAGAAGAAAGACCTGGAGGAGCTGCAAATGTTGCAATGAATATTGCTTCTTTAAACGCTAAATCACATCTTATAGGAATTATTGGTGATGACGATTCAGGAGAAATTTTAAAAAGTAAGCTTTTAAAAAATAATGTTTTTTTTGACTATATTAATATTAAAAGTAATTCTACTATTAAAAAATTACGTATCATTGCAAATGACAAACAATTAATTCGTGTAGATTTTGAAAAAAAATTTGAAAATACAAATAATTTACAGTTAATAAATAAAAAATTGATAAAAATTCTAAAAAAAACTGATGTTTTAATTTTGTCAGATTATGATAAAGGAACTCTCTTAAATGTTCAAGAAATTATAAAAATTGCCAAGATAATGAATGTTCCAATATTAATTGATCCAAAAGGAAACGATTTTAATAAATATTGTGGAGCAACTATTTTAACACCTAATTTATTTGAATTTGAAATTGTATCTGGTAAATGTAAAACAGAAAAAGAACTAATAAATCGTGGCATGGAAATCATTTTTAATTGTAAACTTTCAGCATTACTTATAACAAGAGCAGAATCTGGAATGACTTTGCTACAAAAACATAAAATGCCTGTGTACTATCCAGCACAAACGCAAGAGGTTCTTGATGTAACTGGTGCAGGTGATACTGTAATTAGTGTTATTGCAGCGATATTAGCAACAGGATCTTCGTTAGAAGAAGCATGTTTTTTCTCTAATATAGCTGCTGGTATAGTTGTTAATAAAGTAAAAACATCTACTATAACTCTTGT
- the glyA gene encoding serine hydroxymethyltransferase, whose translation MKMLIKKTNILDFDPDLWKFIEKEKNRQEEHIELIASENYASLSVMEAQGSQLTNKYAEGYPGKRYYGGCEYIDEIEKIAINRAKFLFNADYANVQPHSGSQANFAVYTALLTPGDTIMGLDLKHGGHLTHGSSVNFSGKLYKVISYKIKENGEIDYENLFNLADKYRPKMIIGGFSAYSGICDWKKIREIADTVNAWFIADMAHVAGLVAANVYPNPIHYAHVVTTTTHKTLAGPRGGLILAKKGSEDLYKKIDASVFPGGQGGPFMHVIAAKAIAFKEAMTLDFKKYQIQVIKNAKEMVSTFIKNGYDIVSGSTHNHLFLLNLTKNKITGKEADFMLSLANITVNKNSVPNDSKSPFVTSGIRIGTPAITRRGFKEKESVMVTEWIIQILKNINNKKVANDLKNQVIELCLSFPVYQ comes from the coding sequence ATAAAAATGCTAATTAAAAAAACAAATATTTTAGATTTTGATCCTGATTTGTGGAAATTTATAGAAAAAGAAAAAAACAGACAAGAAGAACATATTGAATTAATAGCATCAGAAAACTATGCGAGTTTATCAGTCATGGAAGCACAAGGTTCTCAATTAACTAATAAATATGCAGAAGGATACCCTGGTAAACGTTATTATGGTGGATGTGAATATATAGATGAAATAGAAAAAATTGCTATTAATCGTGCAAAATTTTTATTTAATGCAGATTATGCAAATGTTCAACCACATTCTGGTTCTCAAGCAAATTTTGCTGTTTATACTGCTTTGTTAACACCAGGTGATACTATTATGGGTTTAGATTTAAAACATGGAGGGCATTTAACACATGGATCTTCAGTTAATTTTTCAGGTAAGTTATATAAAGTAATTTCATATAAAATTAAAGAAAACGGAGAAATTGATTATGAAAATTTATTTAATTTAGCAGATAAATATCGCCCTAAAATGATTATTGGAGGTTTTTCTGCATATTCTGGTATTTGTGATTGGAAAAAGATACGTGAAATTGCAGACACTGTTAACGCATGGTTTATAGCAGATATGGCACATGTAGCAGGTTTAGTCGCTGCTAATGTATATCCAAATCCTATTCATTATGCTCATGTAGTTACCACTACAACACATAAAACTTTAGCAGGTCCTCGAGGTGGTTTAATACTTGCAAAAAAAGGTAGTGAAGATTTATACAAAAAAATAGATGCATCTGTTTTTCCAGGTGGTCAAGGTGGTCCTTTCATGCATGTTATTGCAGCAAAAGCTATTGCTTTTAAAGAAGCGATGACATTAGATTTTAAAAAATATCAAATACAAGTTATTAAAAATGCAAAAGAAATGGTTTCTACATTTATAAAAAATGGTTATGATATTGTTTCAGGTAGTACTCATAATCATCTTTTTTTATTAAATTTAACTAAAAACAAGATTACTGGAAAAGAAGCAGATTTTATGTTAAGTCTTGCAAATATTACTGTTAACAAAAATAGTGTACCAAACGATTCAAAAAGTCCATTTGTTACTTCTGGTATTCGCATTGGTACACCTGCTATTACACGTAGAGGTTTTAAAGAAAAAGAATCTGTGATGGTAACAGAATGGATAATACAAATATTAAAAAATATCAATAACAAAAAAGTTGCGAATGATCTTAAAAATCAAGTAATTGAATTATGTCTATCATTTCCTGTTTATCAATAA
- the gap gene encoding type I glyceraldehyde-3-phosphate dehydrogenase codes for MSIKVGINGFGRIGRIIFRIAQKHPTIEIVAINDLMDINYIAYILKHDSTHGLFKGTINIKNNILIVNGKNIRITSEKNPKNLKWNEVNAEIVAEATGIFLTEETANQHIIAGAKKVVITGPSKDHVPMFVRGANFHTYANQKIVSNASCTTNCLAPLAKVIHSNFEIIEGLMTTVHSVTATQKTVDSFSNKDWRGGRGAFQNIIPSSTGAAKAVGKVLPELNGKLTGISFRVPTPNVSVVDLTVRIKKSASYIEICEVIKNASKNELHNILGYTEDEVVSSDFNGETLTSVFDAKASIALNKNFIKLITWYDNETGYSSKVLDLISLIAKK; via the coding sequence ATGAGTATTAAAGTAGGTATAAACGGTTTTGGAAGAATCGGACGAATTATTTTTCGTATAGCTCAAAAACATCCTACAATAGAAATTGTAGCTATTAACGATTTAATGGATATTAATTATATTGCTTATATATTGAAACATGATTCAACGCATGGTTTATTTAAAGGAACAATAAACATAAAAAATAACATACTTATAGTAAATGGTAAAAATATTCGTATTACCTCAGAAAAGAATCCAAAAAATTTAAAATGGAATGAAGTTAACGCAGAGATAGTAGCAGAAGCTACTGGAATATTCTTAACAGAAGAGACTGCAAATCAACATATAATAGCAGGGGCAAAAAAAGTAGTTATAACTGGCCCATCTAAAGATCATGTTCCCATGTTTGTGCGTGGAGCAAATTTTCATACATATGCTAATCAAAAAATTGTTTCTAATGCTTCTTGTACAACTAATTGTTTAGCTCCATTAGCAAAAGTTATTCATAGTAACTTTGAAATTATTGAAGGGTTAATGACAACAGTGCATTCTGTAACAGCTACACAAAAAACCGTTGATAGCTTTTCAAATAAAGATTGGAGAGGGGGCAGAGGAGCTTTCCAAAATATTATACCTTCTTCTACAGGAGCTGCAAAAGCAGTCGGTAAAGTATTACCAGAATTAAACGGAAAACTAACAGGTATATCTTTTCGTGTACCTACACCAAATGTATCTGTAGTAGATTTAACTGTTAGAATAAAAAAATCAGCAAGTTATATAGAGATTTGTGAAGTGATTAAAAATGCTTCAAAAAATGAGTTACATAATATTTTAGGATATACAGAAGATGAAGTAGTATCTAGTGATTTTAATGGAGAAACTTTAACTTCTGTTTTTGATGCAAAAGCTAGTATCGCATTAAATAAAAATTTTATAAAACTTATTACTTGGTATGATAATGAAACTGGTTATTCGAGTAAAGTTCTTGATTTAATTTCTTTAATTGCTAAAAAATAA